The Candidatus Limnocylindrales bacterium genome includes a window with the following:
- a CDS encoding deoxyguanosinetriphosphate triphosphohydrolase — translation MTTRDRAFFEAQERQALAPYAMRSENSRGREYPEPEHPLRPAFQRDRDRIIHSSAFRRLEYKTQVFVNHEGDYYRTRLTHTMECAQITRTVAGTLGLNRDLAEAVALAHDLGHTPFGHAGEHVLDDLMKDYGGFDHNSQSLRIVEVLEQRYPQFDGLNLTYEVREGIVKHSGRFDRPRVSDFDASSAPPLEAQIVDYCDEVAYNGHDIDDGIQSGLITLEDLDGVELWDEAFAEVRRLWPSASFSVLRYQAVRLLIDRMVRDLIEAIEGRIQGLGIETIEDLRRSLPPIAEPSPEMGAKVRQLKARLMDRLYQHRRVRRMGAKALRVMRGLFEAYMIDPRQMPLHICERAVGDTTMPRVIADYIAGMTDRFAFEEYAKLFDPFEKV, via the coding sequence ATGACGACACGGGATCGAGCGTTCTTCGAAGCGCAGGAAAGGCAGGCGCTGGCTCCGTACGCGATGCGCTCGGAGAACAGCCGCGGCCGCGAGTATCCCGAGCCGGAGCACCCGCTGCGGCCTGCCTTTCAGCGCGACCGCGACCGCATCATTCATTCGAGCGCGTTCCGCCGGCTCGAGTACAAGACGCAGGTCTTCGTCAATCACGAAGGCGATTACTACCGGACGCGCCTGACGCACACGATGGAATGCGCGCAGATCACGCGCACCGTCGCCGGTACGCTCGGCCTCAACCGCGATCTCGCCGAAGCCGTCGCGCTCGCGCACGATCTCGGCCACACGCCGTTCGGTCACGCCGGCGAGCACGTGCTCGACGACCTGATGAAGGACTACGGCGGCTTCGATCACAACAGCCAGAGCCTTCGCATCGTCGAGGTGCTCGAGCAGCGTTATCCCCAGTTTGACGGCCTCAACCTCACGTACGAAGTGCGCGAAGGCATCGTCAAGCATTCGGGCCGCTTCGACCGCCCGCGAGTGTCCGACTTCGATGCGTCGAGCGCGCCGCCGCTCGAAGCCCAGATCGTCGACTACTGCGACGAGGTTGCCTACAACGGCCACGACATCGACGACGGCATCCAGTCGGGCCTGATCACGCTCGAGGACCTCGACGGCGTCGAGCTGTGGGACGAAGCGTTCGCCGAAGTGCGGCGGCTGTGGCCGTCGGCGAGCTTCTCGGTGCTGCGCTACCAGGCCGTGCGCCTGCTCATCGATCGCATGGTGCGCGATCTCATCGAAGCGATCGAAGGCCGCATCCAGGGCCTCGGCATCGAGACGATCGAGGACCTGCGCCGCTCGCTGCCGCCGATTGCCGAGCCGAGCCCGGAGATGGGCGCCAAGGTGCGCCAGCTCAAGGCGCGGCTGATGGACCGGCTTTACCAGCACCGGCGCGTGCGAAGGATGGGTGCGAAAGCGCTGCGCGTGATGCGCGGCCTGTTCGAAGCCTACATGATCGATCCGCGCCAGATGCCGCTCCACATCTGCGAGCGTGCGGTCGGCGACACGACCATGCCGCGCGTGATCGCCGACTACATCGCCGGCATGACCGACCGCTTCGCGTTCGAGGAATACGCGAAACTCTTCGACCCGTTCGAAAAGGTCTGA